From Micromonospora auratinigra:
GCCTGCACCGTGCTGACCAGTTGGTGAGCCATCGAGTGGGTCTCCACGCGGAACACGCCGACAGCGTGGACCGATCCGGGGCGGGCACACCGTCCGAGGTCGTTACGGACCAGGTCGACGATCATCAGGTTCTCGGCACGGTCCTTGACGCTGGTGGCCAGCTCGGCCGCGTAGGCGTGGTCCTCCTCAGGGGTGGCGCCGCGCGGGCGGGTGCCCTTGATCGGCCGCGACTCCACCACCGAGTCGGTCCCGACCCGGATGAATCGCTCCGGCGAGGTGCTCAGCACGTGCGTGTCACCGAGCCGCAGGTACGCGCCGAAGGGAGCGGGGCTGCTGGCGCGCAGGAACAGGTAGCCGGCCCAGGGGTCGAGATCCGCCTCGACCTCGACCATGTTGGTGAGGCAGACCTGGTACGTCTCCCCCGCGGCGATCAGGCGCTGGCACTCGGCAATGAGCTCCCGGTACCGCTGCTCGTCGTGACGTAGCCGTAACGGCGGCGCCGCCGTAGGCCGGTCCGCTCGGATGGTGGCTGGAGGCACCTGGGACAGGACCTGCTCAGCGTGATCGAGCCAGCGTGTCGGAGCCGTCTCGTCGTGCTCGGCCAGGGCCAACAGGTGCGCCATGCCGGTGTGGTGGTCGAGCACGAGCGCCCGATCGCTGAAGAGCATGACCGCGTCCGGGCCGTCGGCGCGGTGCGCCACATTACCGCCGCATTCGGCCTTGAGTTCGTAGCCGAGGTGGCCCACCCAGCCGAGCGTGAACGGCACGGGCAGGCCCGGATCGGCAATCCGGGTGGCGGCGAGGTCGCGGTCCAGCCAGGGCAGGAACGGCTCGGGGGTGGCGTGCGTCGACTCGCCGCCCCGGACGGTCACCGTGCCCCGACCGACGTCGGCGGTCGCGATACGGCCGAGTGGTCCGTCGGCATCGCCCATGATGGAGAAGCGGCCGAGGTCCGCGTCGGGGCGGCTGCTGTCCAGCCAGTAGGCGTGTTCGGCCGATCCGAACAGCGCGGTGAACGCCGCTTCCGGCGGCCACGCGGCCGGCACCTGCCTGGCCAGCACCCGCAGCGCACGCCGCCGGGCGGGACGCAGCCGCGACGGCACGGTACGGCCGGGCAGCGGCGCGCGGCCCGAGCCGGCGTGCCGCTCGGTGAGTTCAGCGAAGTTGGCCAGCAGCCGTACGCCGTACGCGCTGCCGATCGACTCAGGGTGGAACTGCACGCCCCAGTGCGGAAGAGCACGGTGGGCCAGCCCCATCACGACACCGTCGTCGCTCCACGCGGTGACGGCCAGTCGTGGCGGTGTCTCGGTGACGACCAACGAGTGGTAACGCGTCACCTCGAACGGCGACGGAATGCCCTCGAACAGGCCGGTACGGTCGTGGCGGACCGGTGTCACGCGTCCGTGGCAGGGCTGGATCCCACGCTCGACACGTCCTCCGTGCGCGATGGCGAGGCCCTGATGCCCGAGGCAGACGCCGAGGGTGGGCACGGTACCCGCGCGTAGGACATCGCGGCACAGGCCGAAGTCGGCGTCGCGTCCGGGGTGCCCCGGGCCGGGCGACAGCACCACGTTGTCAAACTCGCGCAGATACTCGAGGCGCCAGCGGGGGTCATCGTTGACGATGACTTCCGGCTGTTCCCCGTTGGCCTCGGTCAGCAGGTGGAACAGGTTGTAGGTGAACGAGTCGTAGTTGTCGACCAGCAGTGTCCGCATGCTTCCCCGTTTTCCGTGCTCGGTCCGTCAGGCTTGGCCAGCCCGCGTGGCGAC
This genomic window contains:
- the pabB gene encoding aminodeoxychorismate synthase component I; this translates as MRTLLVDNYDSFTYNLFHLLTEANGEQPEVIVNDDPRWRLEYLREFDNVVLSPGPGHPGRDADFGLCRDVLRAGTVPTLGVCLGHQGLAIAHGGRVERGIQPCHGRVTPVRHDRTGLFEGIPSPFEVTRYHSLVVTETPPRLAVTAWSDDGVVMGLAHRALPHWGVQFHPESIGSAYGVRLLANFAELTERHAGSGRAPLPGRTVPSRLRPARRRALRVLARQVPAAWPPEAAFTALFGSAEHAYWLDSSRPDADLGRFSIMGDADGPLGRIATADVGRGTVTVRGGESTHATPEPFLPWLDRDLAATRIADPGLPVPFTLGWVGHLGYELKAECGGNVAHRADGPDAVMLFSDRALVLDHHTGMAHLLALAEHDETAPTRWLDHAEQVLSQVPPATIRADRPTAAPPLRLRHDEQRYRELIAECQRLIAAGETYQVCLTNMVEVEADLDPWAGYLFLRASSPAPFGAYLRLGDTHVLSTSPERFIRVGTDSVVESRPIKGTRPRGATPEEDHAYAAELATSVKDRAENLMIVDLVRNDLGRCARPGSVHAVGVFRVETHSMAHQLVSTVQAVLREDCTGVQAVQAAFPPGSMTGAPKRRTMQIIDRLEGGPRGIYSGALGYFSLHGTLDLSVVIRTAVATPGLVRYGSGGAIIALSDPEAEIEETRVKAAPLLSLTGATSLSG